A part of Cryptococcus neoformans var. grubii H99 chromosome 6, complete sequence genomic DNA contains:
- a CDS encoding AGC protein kinase: MATAVYHTKRPTLFASTFHSAADHSSSHNYADPYHPPTLQQSASVSKMTLIGVASVDVQSETAASLPEEVCPIEKASDDIKEPSNIHKTKESNRTQDRPPTPKRQASTLEASTKSSRYVAKLEDFQLIRVLGKGCAGKVLLVKHAQTHTIHAMKAISKRSVLTHDELKHTMTEVSILRRIAVQEPHNRFVSKLHCSFTDQENFYFVMEFYPGGDLATQMEIYGILGDHRTRFYASDITQGLEDLHRHGIIVRDLKPENILLNAKGHAVLADFGLSKEFAYRGDPKPIHVVTYPGQKELPVWAGKGAGSYRPQASGGGKLVVDKAYSFVGTSEYLSPEVVKRGDYSYAVDWWALGCIVFEGLMGRVPFRKRDEDPPMVLWNKILYDPWDDCFRDPKLAKYALDQTTHKFIDSLLQKDPMRRITEPYVKQHEYFSMIDWGTVQRGEYQDPHGLHIHPTSEYNTRYFPKLCLQEDPSVDMSTHDLRDYEVGGGKRTPMNDNALYKLELVRYRKELEGFAWSRDWDTMWDGEEESEMESGVESFIEESVIEQGREVWDEAGGLIDRPADHEGDAFNQNLTPATSGGLSVPVDYPDPSKSKSLLVPPTSSPENTPVAPMLSLPSITSEFDAATSSPAATFGLPTPAAEGLFNPILSAQPKDNEENGQDEVKTPFVELALKQLESQGIEISIAKKDKTQMVKDAEVMSEEPIIAQAKQLEDLSTDMKSTTGIQDDFKAMNITEKLPSPFKSLSSLASSNEELIPLVPPPPVPTSVIPPPVPAQPVSILDSFPSQTMTNPHPLSTAVFDTLNLPTDLPLSGLSVSDVISVPSLRAGHASPRLLRRHFHREGEISIPLARLSVELHGTITRLEDEGWEELATNKEDIPTAPNCGPGAPYFFRSFTGLRRKPSTLVSSSLRRQYGPDSDTSSRGSSVSPTKSGRRDLKERKLFGGRRSIESTKRLLRSLKTFPRLKSLTQEGGKDKTRVAGPVSPLLSLPSSAPHRSNLRVSSEGNSSDVLGRKAQMTSSDNARRHTESGWIDRHLKRTKPSSAPALQSRVISSSTSNTGNRSDSDEQRGAVSMAEGQVTAPRLELEESKPVVWGF; encoded by the exons ATGGCAACCGCTGTCTATCACACCAAAAGACCCACATTATTCGCATCCACCTTCCATTCTGCTGCTGATcactcatcatctcatAATTACGCAGATCCTTACCATCCCCCAACTCTTCAACAGTCAGCTTCTGTCTCAAAGATGACGCTTATCGGCGTTGCTTCTGTTGATGTACAGAGCGAAACTGCCGCCAGCCTTCCAGAAGAAGTCTGTCCGATTGAAAAAGCTTCCGATGACATCAAAGAACCGTCCAACATCCACAAAACTAAAGAATCAAACAGGACCCAGGATCGCCCACCCACACCAAAACGCCAGGCAAGCACATTAGAGGCATCTACGAAAAGCAGCCGCTATGTGGCGAAATTGGAGGATTTTCAGCTGATCCGTGTGCTGGGTAAAGGTTGTGCTGGTAAA GTGCTGCTTGTTAAGCACGCCCAGACCCATACCATCCACGCTATGAAAGCTATATCAAAGCGCTCTGTGCTTACTCATGATGAACTGAAGCATACCATGACAGAAGTCTCTATCCTCCGTCGTATCGCTGTACAAGAACCACATAATCGTTTCGTCTCAAAACTTCATTGCTCTTTCACAGATCAAGAAAACTTCTATTTTGTAATGGAATTCTACCCAGGAGGAGATCTAGCGACACAGATGGAGATCTATGGTATCTTGGGGGATCACAGAACGCGATTCTACGCATCAGACATCACACAAGGGTTGGAAGATTT ACACCGTCATGGTATCATTGTCCGCGACCTTAAGCCTGAGAACATCCTTCTTAATGCCAAAGGCCATGCTGTCTTGGCAGACTTTGGTCTCAGCAAGGAGTTtgcttacagaggagaCCCGAAACCTATTCACGTGGTGACATATCCCGGACAAAAGGAATTACCTGTTTGGGCTGGTAAGGGTGCTGGAAGCTACAGGCCACAGGCcagtggaggaggaaaacTGGTTGTTGACAAAGCTTACAGTTTT GTTGGAACATCAGAATACTTG TCTCCTGAAGTTGTCAAACGCGGCGATTATTCATATGCCGTAGACTGGTGGGCGTTGGGTTGTATCGTCTTTGAAGGGCTCATGGGACGCGTTCCATTCCGGAAAAGAGACGAAGATCCCCCT ATGGTCTTATGGAACAAGATATTATATGACCCATGGGACGATTGTTTCAGAGATCCCAAGCTGGCTAAGTATGCCCTTGATCAGACGACACATAAATTCATTGACTCT CTTTTACAGAAGGATCCCATGAGAAGGATCACAGAACCCTACGTGAAGCAACATGAATACTTCTCAATGAT CGACTGGGGTACAGTTCAACGCGGTGAATACCAGGATCCGCATGGTCTCCACATCCATCCCACCTCAGAATACAATACTCGATACTTTCCTAAACTTTGTCTACAAGAAGATCCCTCTGTCGATATGTCCACTCATGACTTGCGTGACTACGAGGTCGGTGGTGGAAAACGTACACCCATGAACGACAACGCGCTATACAAACTCGAACTTGTAAGATATCGAAAAGAGTTGGAGGGATTCGCCTGGTCGAGAGATTGGGATACTATGTgggatggtgaagaggagagcgaGATGGAGAGTGGAGTAGAAAGCTTTATCGAAGAATCTGTTATTGAGCAGGGGAGAGAGGTATGGGATGAAGCAGGCGGATTGATCGACCGGCCAGCTGATCACGAGGGAGATGCTTTTAATCAAAACCTCACTCCGGCAACTTCAGGGGGCTTATCCGTCCCAGTTGACTATCCCGACCCTTCTAAGTCGAAATCTCTTCTTGTACCTCCAACAAGTTCACCGGAAAACACCCCAGTCGCCCCCATGTTGTCTTTACCCTCCATAACTTCCGAGTTTGACGCCGCCACGTCTTCGCCTGCCGCTACTTTTGGCCTACCTACGCCTGCAGCCGAAGGGCTCTTCAACCCTATTCTGTCCGCGCAACCTAAGGATAACGAAGAAAACGGGCAGGATGAAGTAAAGACGCCCTTCGTGGAACTTGCTCTCAAGCAACTAGAGTCCCAGGGGATCGAAATCTCGATtgccaagaaggacaaaACTCAGATGGTCAAGGACGCGGAAGTAATGTCTGAAGAGCCAATAATCGCTCAAGCCAAACAACTTGAAGATTTGTCCACTGATATGAAGTCCACGACCGGAATTCAGGATGATTTCAAAGCTATGAATATCACGGAAAAACTTCCCTCACCCTTCAAAtcgctctcttctctcgcttCATCGAATGAGGAGCTCATACCTTTGgttccccctcctcctgtaCCTACCAGTGTTATTCCTCCTCCCGTCCCCGCTCAGCCTGTATCCATTCTTgactcttttccttcccaaaCAATGACGAAtccacatcctctttccactGCTGTATTTGATACCCTTAATCTTCCAACGGACCTTCCTTTGTCGGGTCTCTCTGTATCAGATGTCATCTCTGTCCCTTCCCTCCGTGCAGGTCATGCATCTCCGCGGCTCCTTAGACGCCATTTTCACAGAGAAGGCGAGATTTCTATCCCACTTGCGCGCCTCAGTGTTGAGTTACATGGCACGATAACTCgcttggaagatgaaggatgggaggagCTGGCCACAAACAAGGAAGATATTCCAACAGCGCCGAACTGCGGCCCGGGAGCACCTTATTTCTTTCGTAGCTTTACAGGCCTGCGGCGTAAACCGTCCACCTTGGTATCCTCGTCTTTGAGGAGACAATATGGTCCTGACTCCGATACCTCCTCCCGCGGTTCCTCTGTAAGTCCCACCAAGTCGGGCCGCAGAGATCTCAAAGAAAGGAAATTAttcggagggagaagatcaATTGAGAGTACCAAGAGGCTTCTTAGAAGCTTGAAAACCTTTCCCCGTTTGAAATCATTGACTCAGGAGGGGGGGAAAGACAAGACTAGAGTGGCTGGACCTGTGTCACCGTTACTAAGCCTGCCGTCGTCAGCTCCCCATCGTTCCAACCTTAGAGTTAGCAGTGAAGGTAATTCGTCCGATGTTCTGGGAAGAAAGGCTCAGATGACAAGTTCAGACAATGCGAGGCGCCACACTGAGTCGGGCTGGATTGATCGACATCTCAAGAGGACGAAGCCATCATCAGCACCTGCTTTACAATCACGAGtcatttcatcttcaacttccAATACTGGCAACAGGAGCGATTCAGATGAGCAGAGGGGAGCTGTCAGCATGGCGGAAGGGCAAGTCACTGCCCCAAGACTAGAATTGGAGGAATCCAAACCAGTCGTCTGGGGGTTCTAA
- a CDS encoding DNA primase small subunit, protein MPVPISDKPMVEYDASSPQVMQLFYRRLFPYRPLYLWLNQEQIPSKLFTHREFAFTLAGDVYLRYQSFNNVDEFKVSIARHIPSRFEIGPQYSARPKDRKTLASGALQPQRRELVFDIDMTDYDEIRTCCTDKTICRRCWGFIAAAVKVLDHSLRETFGFKHLLWVYSGRRGIHCWISDQSALDLTDDQRRALVTFLEVIKGGKEQNKKVNVRGPTGDAALHPFLSEALDTLKPLFSSLCIYDQDCFKGEKGWEALLAILPTDRTVIGPLRAKWEKNPDSSSDEKWRELMSEIAKHKKEEATMTKFTKAIEDVVLQYTYPRIDAEVSKHRNHLLKSPFCVHPGTGRVCVPINPSLIDEFDPDTVPTVGQLLNELDNVKPEDPEAAGRRMEDYEHTSLGPYVEMFEKHVAAILRDSRNAKRAAKTESLDF, encoded by the exons ATGCCCGTCCCAATCAGTGACAAACC AATGGTCGAATATGA TGCATCCAGCCCGCAGGTCATGCAGCTCTTCTACAGACGCCTGTTTCCTTATCGCCCGCTTTATCTCTGGCTGAATCAAGAACAAA TACCCAGCAAATTATTCACCCATCGCGAATTCGCTTTTACATTGGCAGGAGACGTCTACCTTCGATACCAGTCTTTCAACAATGTCGACGAATTCAAAGTTTCCATTGCCAGGCATATCCCATCACGTTTTGAAATCGGCCCTCAATATAGTGCAAGA CCGAAGGACAGGAAGACGCTTGCCTCTGGCGCTCTTCAGCCACAGAGGCGAGAGCTCGTTTTTGATATTGATATGACTGATTACGATGAGATCCGAACGTGTTGCACGGACAAGACTATTTGTAGGCGGTGCTGGGGCTTTATTGCCGCCGCCGTGAAAGTGCTGGATCATTCTCTCCGAG AAACATTCGGCTTCAAGCATCTCTTATGGGTGTACTCTGGTCGACGAGGTATCCATTGCTGGATCTCTGATCAGTCGGCTTTGGATCTCACCGATGATCAGCGACGAGCGTTGGTCACTTTTTTGGAAGTTATAAAGGGTGGCAAAGAGCAAAATAAGAAGGTTAATGTGAGAGGTCCAACTGGTGATGCTGCCCTCCATCCTTTCTTGTC TGAAGCACTCGATACTCTCAAACCATTATTCTCTAGTCTCTGTATCTATGACCAGGATTGTTtcaaaggagaaaagggatgggaagcaTTGCTTGCCATTCTGCCAACTGATAGAA CTGTCATTGGACCACTAAGGGCCAAATGGGAAAAGAACCCGGATAGCTCAAGCGACGAAAAATGGCGAGAACTTATGAGCGAGATTGCCAAACATaagaaagaggaggctACCATG ACCAAATTCACAAAAGCTATCGAAGACGTCGTCTTACAATACACCTATCCGCGTATCGATGCTGAAGTTTCCAAGCATCGTAACCATTTACTCAAATCTCCATTCTGTGTTCATCCCGGTACCG GTCGAGTTTGTGTCCCTATAAACCCTTCTCTGATCGACGAATTTGATCCTGATACAGTGCCCACTGTCGGTCAATTGCTGAATGAGCTCGACAATGTCAAGCCTGAGGACCCTGAAGCTGCTGGCCGGCGTATGGAAG ACTACGAGCACACTTCGCTGGGGCCTTACGTGGAGATGTTTGAAAAACATGTTGCTGCGATCCTGAGGGATAGTCGGAATGCGAAAAGAG CTGCCAAGACAGAGAGTTTGGATTTCTAG
- a CDS encoding trimethylguanosine synthase, with the protein MPKRGRQSLSLFTSLPEDLRRSIRSKSGDATQLTVQHPVNTPTLPVDSLFSTQTLLRTQPYSDNGGEEEQGEKRVDLLGIKSILVNDSGTIDESGEKDTTLMEVSQAQIPVERQSPPNQNESHRMETSASLSPTGRRKSESYDVNWLGSTNKIVKLSTAKARKQAKKRQRHAGTIVNPHIDHPWDCTGLVPRFTHIDHVPRQLQKYFRQRGLLFPEYDRLPLLLDHTGWFSVTPQPIAAHIAERCQCDVIVDAFCGVGGNAIAFAKTCERVIAIDNDITRLKLARHNALHHGVADRIEFILGDYTDFARSFAEKNPGDKIDVVFLSPPWGGIDYLNSPSETYSLSSILPIHGKDLFNLTSKLTPNIAYYLPRNMDMQEISELARELDYPDPERKGRVREWVEVEEETVRDKVKALTVYYGALVADE; encoded by the exons ATGCCAAAAAGGGGAAGGCAAAGCCTTTCACTCTTTACATCGCTTCCAGAAGACCTTCGCCGCTCAATACGCTCAAAGTCAGGGGACGCTACCCAACTCACCGTCCAACATCCGGTTAACACACCCACCTTGCCTGTAGACTCTCTGTTCAGTACTCAGACATTATTACGCACTCAACCCTATTCGGAcaatggaggagaagaagaacaaggtgaAAAGCGTGTGGATTTGCTAGGTATCAAGTCCATCCTAGTAAATGACTCAGGGACAATAGATGAGTCCGGAGAGAAGGACACGACTCTGATGGAAGTGTCTCAAGCTCAGATCCCAGTAGAGCGCCAGTCTCCACCGAATCAGAATGAGTCGCACCGAATGGAAACATCCGCTTCTCTGTCTCCCACCGGCCGCAGAAAATCAGAGTCATATGATGTTAATTGGCTAGGTAGCACAAACAAAATTGTAAAACTCTCTACGGCCAAAGCACGGAAACAGGccaaaaaaagacaacGTCATGCTGGCACGATTGTGAACCCGCATATTGACCATCCATGGGACTGTACCGGGCTAGTACCGAGGTTTACTCATATTGATCACGTCCCTCGACAACTACAAAAGT ACTTTCGTCAGCGCGGGCTTCTTTTTCCCGAATATGACAGGTTACCACTTCTTTTAGATCATACAGGGTGGTTCTCGGTAACCCCGCAACCTATTGCGGCCCACATAGCGGAACGTTGTCAATGTGATGTGATTGTGGACGCTTTTTGTGGCGTTGGCGGAAATGCCATTGCGTTTGCAAAGACTTGCGAAAGGG TTATTGCCATTGATAACGACATTACACGATTAAAACTAGCCAGGCACAACGCATTGCATCACGGTGTTGCCGATAGAATCGAGTTTATCTTGGGAGATTATACAGATTTTGCTCGATCATTTGCAGAAAAGAATCCTGGGGACAAAATCGATGTTGTCTTTCTTTCGCCACCCTGGG GCGGAATCGATTACTTGAACAGCCCTTCTGAGACCTACTCTCTTTCCTCGATTCTTCCTATACACGGAAAAGATTTGTTCAATCTCACCTCCAAACTCACGCCGAATATCGCGTACTATCTTCCCAGAAACATGGACATGCAGGAAATATCAGAGCTTGCCCGAGAACTGGATTATCCTGATCcggaaagaaaaggccGAGTGAGGGAATGGGtagaggttgaagaagagactgtTAGGGACAAGGTCAAAGCCTTGACGGTATATTATGGGGCATTGGTGGCCGATGAATGA
- a CDS encoding ribosome biogenesis protein BRX1 yields the protein MSKAVLAAAEKAKNKDKAGPSEGAKPRKDKVLMLSSRGVTQRMRHLMRDLEALLPHVKRDSKLDTKSSLHLLNELADLHSCSNTLYFEARRHEDLYLWLSRSPNGPSVKCHVQNLHTMDELKMTGNCLKGSRGLVCFDGSWEGEHWGLMKEMFTHVFSVPKTSRKLKPFIDHILLFSLLDNKIWFRNYQIIEKDPLTPSGPPQSSLVEIGPRFVLTPIKIFEGSFGGPTIFSNSEFITPAAMRASVKRIAGEKYRIRKEGEKEREERRKRVREDVEEDELARKKVFA from the exons ATGTCCAAAGCAGTTCTCGCCGCCGCcgaaaaggcaaagaacAAGGACAAGGCAGGCCCCAGTGAAGGGGCCAAGCCAAGAAAAGACAAAGTCCTCATGCTCTCCTCTCGAGGAGTCACTCAGCGCATGAGGCATCTTATGCGAGACCTCGAAGCTTTGTTACCGCATGTCAAGCGAG ACTCTAAACTCGACACAAAATCATCTCTGCATCTCCTCAACGAATTAGCGGACCTCCACTCTTGCTCAAACACTCTTTACTTTGAAGCACGACGACATGAAGACCTTTACCTCTGGCTTTCCCGATCTCCCAACGGACCTAGTGTCAAGTGCCACGTTCAAAATTTGCATACCATGGATGAGCTCAAGATGACCGGAAACTGTTTGAAGGGGAGCAGAGGTTTGGTTTGCTTTGATGGATCTTGGGAAGGTGAACACTGGGGCttgatgaaggaaatgTTCACACAT GTTTTTAGCGTTCCCAAGACTTCCAGAAAATTGAAGCCCTTCATTGACCATATCCTGCTCTTCTCACTTTTGGACAACAAGATTTGGTTTAGGAACTATCAA ATAATTGAAAAAGATCCTCTTACTCCTTCTGGCCCTCCTCAATCGTCCCTTGTCGAAATTGGTCCTCGATTCGTTCTTACTCCCATCAAGATCTTTGAAGGCTCTTTCGGCGGTCCCActatcttctccaactctgAATTCATCACTCCTGCGGCCATGAGGGCGAGTGTGAAGCGCATTGCTGGTGAAAAGTACAGGATCaggaaggagggcgagaaggaaagggaagagaggagaaagagagtCAGAGAAGAcgtcgaggaggacgagttGGCCAGAAAGAAGGTGTTTGCTTAG
- a CDS encoding H/ACA ribonucleoprotein complex subunit 2, which produces MAPESTPKKEKKDKKRKSEVADTSIAPEPVAPEEGTASAEAVAMEVDGDRALKKQKKEKKEKRKSLAAEGAEEVEDKKAEFAVPADAISPIASPLAGKKLSKKLHKTVKKASKARQLKRGVKEVVKALRKGEKGLLLLASNITPIDVISHLPLLAEEAVGVEYCWVLSKEELGLYAGTKRATSCVLISTTPNKKATVSEEDRAEVKATLEECMDEVKKLETVIKY; this is translated from the exons ATGGCCCCGGAATCAACCCccaagaaagagaagaaggacaagaagaggaagtccGAGGTTGCCGACACCTCTATCGCTCCCGAGCCTGTCGCCCCCGAGGAGGGTACCGCTAGTGCCGAAGCTGTTGCTATGGAGGTTGATGGTGACCGAgctttgaagaagcagaagaaggagaaaaaggagaagaggaagagtctTGCTGCCGAGGGTGctgaggaggttgaggacaagaag GCTGAATTTGCTGTCCCTGCCGATGCCATTTCCCCCATAGCTTCCCCTCTTGCCGGCAAGAAACTCTCCAAGAAGCTGCATAAGACTGTCAAGAAGGCCTCCAAAGCTCGTCAGCTCAAACGTGGTGTAAAGGAAGTTGTCAAGGCGCTCAGGAAGGGTGAGAAggggttgttgttgctcgCGAGCAATATCACGCCCATCGATGTGATCTCCCACTTGCCTCTACTGGCGGAGGAGGCTGTTGGTGTGGAATACTGCTGGGTATTGAGCAA GGAGGAGTTGGGTCTCTACGCCGGTACTAAGCGGGCAACATCATGTGTTCTCATCAG CACAACCCCCAACAAGAAGGCTACGGTCAGCGAGGAGGATCGTGCGGAGGTCAAAGCAACTTTGGAAGAGTGCATGGACGAGGTCAAAAAGCTCGAGACTGTCATTAAGTACTAG